The region CAGTTCGGGAGGATCGGCGACTCCTGTCTCAGCGGGGGAATAGTGGAGAAGAACGCAGCCTTTATGCTCAAGCACCACCGCAAAATCATCAGTAAACGGAACATCGTCGAAGCTGATATGGAGTGAGCTGGCTGCGCAGAGATCTCCAGTCCAGTGCGTTACTTCTTGCCCACCTGAGCGCAGATAAATAGTGCTCTGTGGCCGGTCCTGGGTGACCTGCAGATGCAGATTTAGCACCTTGAGAATCTTCTCCACGCGAATCGCAGCGTCCAGGTTTGCCAGATCAGGTACGCCGATCTCACGAATGGGATACCAGAACTGGCTGAAAGTCTTCGTCTCGCCCGGCGCAAGAAACGAAAAGTCGGGTTGATTGTCGGTGTATACGCCGGCCATCAGCTCGACATAAGGACCATCCTCATCAGTCAGGCTGCGATCCCAGGCATAGCCAAAGTCATGGTTCCCCCAGGTCCATTGCTTCTTCCCCGGAGAGATGTGGTGATTCGCAAACGAAACGACGCCTGCCTGTCGCTGATGATCGTAGCCACCCGAGAAATCTCCCTTGGACCCCACGATCATGTAGCTTGTCGGAACCGGGATATTGGCATACCAGCCCAAATCGTTTGGGGGATACGATCCATCCGGCAAGAAACGGGAAGGGATCTCTTCAGTGGGAACGCCCTGCCGCGCTCGCTTGCCATAATCCACACCATAGTATGCCCCTTGACTGAGCGGATATTCCGTAATCGCGCGCTTTGCATGGTCCGCAGCGAACTGCACATCCTTGGGAAAAAAAGACTGGTACCGCTCGTGCACGTGCGTAGCCACATTTGCCCACCAGAGAAATGTCTGCGTCTGATCTGTGCGGTTAAAGAGACGCACCTTTACCTCAACATATGCTCTGTCGGGATACAGGCAGATTCCGTGCATTCCCTTCATCCGATTCATCGGATCGTGATCACTGCACCAGACTGTTACTGATCCATCGCGGGATCTCTCGATCTGAACATCAACCGGCATATACGTTGCGGGACGATGATGCTGGGGCCAGTTGAACTCCACTCCGCCGGAGATCCAAGGTCCTGCCAGCCCTACAAGAGCGGGCTTAATGACGTTCTGGCGATAAAAGAAGTCATAGCCATTGATCTTATCCATGCCTACGTGGATGCGGCCCCCGATCTGTGGAAGGACCATCAGTCTAAGGTAACGATTCTCCAGATGAACGGCCTTCCAGCTTTGCACAGAAGGAGTCGTATTGATGCGATCAATGACCGGAAGCGGATACACGCGACCGCTGCTTCCTTGATAAACCCTTTTTTCCAGGAACAACGGATTCTGGTCAGGTGCGGCAGGCTGATAGGTGCGCATCATCACATCTTCTTCCCACACCTTTACGTCACCAGTTTCTGTAGCTGGAGCTGGCGGAAGAATGAGTTTTGTGTAATCGACAGCTTCGCTCTGCACCTTGGATTCCTAAAGGCCGACTGAAAGGTAGTGAAATATTTTTTCGTGTACGTTACCGCACACGCACACCTTACTGCTCTTATCGTGCCAATGTCAAGATCTTTCCATCGCCTTCATGTCCGATCTCAACATCCGTGAAGCATGGCAATCACGAAATTCCGTTCATAGTGCATCCGCAATATTAGCGTCAAAGAGGGGCAGAAAAGCTAGCCTTCTCTGCCCCTAGAGATCATTTCGAGCTAAAAGACGTATTTGAGTGAAAGCTGTAGGAAACGCGCGTCGGGAGCATTGGCCTGAAGATTCTTCGGGCCTGTAATCTCTCCGCCGCCAGAGCCGTTGTTAGTAGTTGAGGGATTTCCCCACGTGGGATGGTTGAAGACGTTGAATGCATCGACACGGAACTGAAGATACTGTTCGCGGATCGTGGCGAAATTTTTGAAGAGCGATGTATCCGCACGCCAGTAGCCCGGACCATAAACGATGTTTTGCTTATCACCGAGATATTGCAATACCGTTGCAGGATCAGTAATCAAAGCACCCGCTGGAATCTTGCGGCCATCCAGAGGATTCGCAAAGGAACACGGGTTATACCAGTTGTCCCTGGTCCTGGTCTCTGTGGGGCAGCTAGCAGCTCCGCCGGATGGAGGATTGCCTCCGGGAGCAAACGGATCACGAATCATTACTGCTCGAGATGATCCCCCTGAAGCTGTCGAACCGATGGGGCTGATGCCTCCAATGGGAATACCGGACTGTGCCGTGAAGGTTCCGCTCAGAGACCATCCACCTACTGCAAGGTCGGTCCAGCGCGAGTCATGCAGATACGTTCTGCCGTGGCCAAATGGGAGCTGATAGTTGCCGTTGAATGTAAAGCGATTACGTATGTCGTAAGACGAATTCGTATACTCGGAGTTCAGCCCAAGCAGGTAGTACGAACGGACGCCAATACCTGTTGAAAGTCCTCCAGCTGAGCTGGAGTCATCCAGCGCGTGTGCCCAGGTGTATGTCGCGAGAAACGACAATCCTTGCGAGAATCGCTTCTCGAGTTTTGCCTGCAGCGAATTATATGAGCTGATGCCGGAGTATTGAATCTGCCCCGTTCCTCCCAGTCCAGGGAAAGGCTGAAGGAACTGCGTGTTGGTTGAAGCGGTCGTCAGCGCCAGAGCCGAATTGGGAGCCCAGTACGTCGACAAGTGCTTTGAAACATTGCCAACATATGCGACCGACATCACCATATCGGTGGTGAAGGCACGCTGGAAGGACAGGCTATAGTTCTGTGTATAAGGCGTCTTGATCTTCGGATCTACAGAGTGAAAACCTGGTTGAGATGGAGCGGCCTCCGTAGTGAGAGGTGGCAAACCCGACTGCAAGGTATAGGGCAAAGGAGAGCAGTTTCCGGAATTGCAATCTGGTTGGTTATACGTTGCCGTCAGATTGAACGGATAGTTCGCTCCGATATTGGTGTTCCCATGACTCTGTAGACCACCATAGAAGATGCCGTAACCTCCTCGAATCACCGATTGCGAATCGAGTTGGTAAGCAAACCCTATGCGGGGAGCGAAGTTCGTGTTCTGTGGACCCACGAGCCGCGTATTCCCCACATATTGCACGGATACGTTGTTTGCAGCGAGTAGCGAAAGGAAAGCCGGAGCGAGCTGATACTGCTCTGCTCCTTTTGGCAACTGATATACCGCAGTGCCGTGGCCAATACTCACCGGTCCGGTAAGGACAAAGTTGGCCTGCTTGTATCTGGACTCCGCATAGGGCTGGTACCAGTCATAGCGAATGCCGAGGTTCAGAGTCAGCTTCGGTGTTACGCGCCAGTCGTCCTGCACGTAGCCGGAGTCGTACCACTGTTGATCGTGTACTCCAGGATTGTTTGTAATGTATGCACTGGACATCTTGTTTGCCAGAAAGTCCGCCGTGCCGCTGGTTGCGCTTGAGCCAGGAACACTGGTATAGCTTCCATTGAAGTTGTACTGTCCGCGTGGATTCTGTGCGTACGTGTAGTAGAAGCGGATGTTCTGGAAGGCCACTCCAAACTTCAGCGAGTGATTCCCCATGATCTTGGTTACGTTGTCAAGAATCTGATAGACGTTCTGCGACTCGTTCGAAGTTCCCGAAGATCCCCAATAACTGGCTCCTACTGTGCCTTGTAACTGGCCTTGAGGAAGGCCACCCTGGAGAGGCGTGAAAGGAACATTTCCCAGGCCAAGATCGCCAGCCAGGGTGTAATTAGTCGCATTCGGTTGGAGGAAGTTGAAGACACCCCAGTTATAGCCAAAGCGAAATTCATTCGTTATGGATGGGCTAAAAACGTGCGTCTCGCTGAACATGCCATTCTGGGCAAGGCTTGTATCCTGTTGTCCGCCATATCCGCTGCCGTCCAAAATCGGACCGAACGGAAGCTCATTCGTGATGATCTGGTGCAGGTAGCTGTAACGGCCGTAAATCTGGTCCTTCTGGCTGATGTTCCAGTCAAGGCGCTGATCCCACTGAATGGTGTTGTCGTGCTTGCCCACATTCGTGGTGAAGTTGTTGAAGGTCTTCCCGCCATTCGTATTCGGCAGCGGATACATATTGAGAATGTTCTGCGCGACTGGATCGATATCCGAAGGGCAGAAGACGTTCGGCTGCCGTCCGCACGATGCTCCAAGAGGAACGCTTCCACGGCTGACCGGCTGGTACAGGTTGATGGGACCGGAGTAGCCCGTGAGAGTCGGATCCAGCAGCTCGGTAAAGTCGCCAGTTCGCATCTTCGCCGTTGGTACGGTGTAGTTATTGGTCTGGCCGATCGAAACTCGGTTCGCTTCGATGTCGCCAAAGTAGAAGATCTTGTCTTTCCAGATTGGAAGGCCGAGCGTCGCACCAAATTGATTCTGGTGAAACGGTGGAACCGTCAGCGCATTCCAGTTTCGCGCATTCAGCTTGTCGCTGCGGAAGTACTCCCATACATCGCCGTGAATCTGGTTGGTTCCGGATTTGATGCTGGCGTTCAACACTGCACCTGCCGAATGGCCAAACTCAGCGCTGTAGTTGCTGGTCTGCAGGTTGAATTCTGCCAAAGCGTCCGGCGGTGGCCTCTGCACGAAGGTCGATCCGTTGAGAAAGTCGACAAGGTTCGTGTTGTTATCTACGCCGTCGAGAATAAAGTTATTCTGTTCCGCGCGTTGACCGTTTGCGACAAAGTCCCCCTTGCCGGATCCACGAGTCTGTCCCTGAGGAGGTGCGACACCCGCCGAGAGCTGTGCAATAAAAACCCAATTTCTTCCGTTTAGCGGGGTTTCATTGATCGTCTTGGAATCCACCACCTGCCCGATGGCACTGGTCTGGGTTTCCAGCAGAGGAGGAGCCGTGCTGACGACCACATTCTGTGACACCTCCCCAGGTTTCAGCGAGAAGTTCACTCCCAGCCGTCCCTGAACATTCAGCACAAGGTTCTCCCTAGTTGTCGTCTGAAATCCTGGCGCGCCCACCGTCACCCTGTAGTGACCGATCTTGATCGGAGAGAACGTGTAGATACCGCTTTCATTCGTCTGTCGCTCGAGTGTCAGACCGGTCTCCGACGAGGCCAACGTTACCTTTGCATGAGGGACGGCTGCGCCGCTCAGGTCCGTGACCGCACCGGTAATCGTTCCTTGATCGACCTGCGCCGGCAATGGAGCAACCGACAACGCCAGGAAAAGTATCGGAATGATCCATTGCAATGAAGACATGAAAACATAACCTTTGGCTCTTTGAAGCACGGACATACTGGCCTGCCTTTTACATTTCGGAATCAACGGTCCTAAGCTCCCGCAACCCGACGGTGCGGAAGGGGGGGGAAATCCATAAATCAACGCTGTTTGAAGAGCGTGTTCGTTCACGCAAATGAGACGTAAAACTGAACGAAATGGAAACTAATACGCAACGTGAACGAATGTCAATATTTTAAAATAGAAAGTATTTTTATAGAGGCAGGCTGCTACCGCCCGACGAAAGGATCAGACTGGAAGTTCCATGCAGATGCAGAGCAAAGTCGAAGTAAAGCAAACGCAATGGCATGACGAAGCGGACCTTTTTATTCTTCGCAACCATCACCTCGAGATCGAGCTAAGCGACTACGGGGCAAGATTGCTTAGGGTAAGGTCCCCTGACAAGTCAGGCATCCTGGAAGATGTAGTTCTCGGCTTCGAAACACTCACCGACTATTTCGCCGACAGTGCATACATGGGAGCAACCATCGGACGTTTCGCAAACAGGATTGCTGGTGGATCTTTCCAGTTGGGAGGAAAGACGTATCATCTTAAGCTTCCCGCAGGCGCGAAACATGGCCTTCATGGTGGGGCAGAAGGATTTGATCGCAGGCGATGGCTTGCTGAAGTGCTGAGTGATGGCATCTGCATGCGCCTTATTTCCCCGGACGGTGATATGGGATTTCCCGGCGTGCTCGAGGTCTCAGTCACTTACCGCCTTCAGGATGACAGCCTTCGTATCAGCTATGGAGCTGTCTCGGATGCCACCACCCTTTTGAATCTCACCAATCACGCATATTTCAACTTGCGGGGTGACGACCGAGACGACATACTCTCGCACGAGATTCAAATCTTCGCCGATTCCTTTACTCCGATCGACGAAGATGCCATCCCTACCGGAGAGATAAAGAATGTCACCGGAACAGCCTTTGATTTACGTCACTCGGTAAGGATTGCAGATCGCATCGCAACTACAGATCCGCAAATACTCGCCGGAAATGGTTTCAACCATAACTTTGTTCTGAATAGTGAGGGGCTACGCGAGGTGGCGAAACTCTATGAGCCAATCTCAGGAAGAACACTCACAGTCGTTACCTCCGAACCCGGCCTTCAGTTCTACACCGGAAATGCCCTCAATCGTACCCGAGGACGGCAAGGGCGTTTTTATGGTCCTTATTCCGGACTTTGTCTGGAAACCCAGCACTTTCCCGACTCACCGCACCACCCAAACTTCCCTACAACGATTCTGGCTGGCGGTAAGCACTTCTCTTCGACAACGATCTATCTCTTCGGAGTCAAACAGTGAAAACACCGCCATAGCATCCCTTGATCTCGTTTCGAAAATTACGCAAATGCCTGACGTGACAGATATTCAACCAAGTTCGCTCCGCGACGGGAGGGTATCATCTGCCCGTACTAATATTGAATATCTGTATTTCTGATCGTGGTACGATTTCGGCAGATAGCCTGCATACCGGCAGGCGTTTGGAGGCTTTATCATGAGCCCACTTTCTCGCCGCGACTTTCTAAAGACATCTCTTGCCGCTGGAACATTTGCCAATGCAGGAGCCCTCCCCCTATATGCCTCTCGCAGGACGGCCACTGACATCGTGTCGTTAGGTAAATCGGGGGTTGGAGTGACACGGCTAGCCTTCGGCACCGGCACGCACAACGGCCAGGTCCAGGCTGCTCTTGGTCAAAAGGAATTCACACGGCTGGTCCACTATGCCTATGATCACGGCATCCGCTTTTTCGAGACTTCGGAATCCTATGTCACTCCTGCCATGCTCGGCGAGGCTCTCAAAGGTCTTCCTCGCGATAGTTACCAACTCATGAGCAAGGTCACTACTGACAAAGATACGAATCCCAAGGGACGTCTGGACCAGATACGTAAGACCGTGCAGACTGAGTACTTCGATATCATGCTGCTGCACTGGCAGCACACCTCCGACTGGGCTACAGAGAGCGCCCCTTGGCAGGACGCTATTCTCGAAGCTCAATCAAAGCAGCAAATACGCGCTCGCGGAGCTTCCGTTCATGGTCTTCCCGCACTTCGCCGTATGCCAGGTAATCAATGGCTTCAGATTGCCATGATCCGTATGAACCATAAAGGCATCCAAATGGATGGGACTTCCTGGACCGACAGTAGTCACAATCCTGACCACGTCCCGGAGGTCGTTGAGCACGTACGGCAGGTACGCAGCCAAGGCATGGGTGTCATTAGCATGAAGCTTGTCGGTGAGGGAGCCTTTACTCGCCAGGAGGACCGGCAGGCCGCCATGCGCTTTGCCTTTTATAACGCAGGCGTAGACTGTGTCACCGTCGGTTTCAAAAACACGCAGGAGATCGATGAGGCTATCGGCAACCTCAATCTCGCACTTGCCTGAGCAGAAACATACGATAACTTCTCCATGGCAATGTTTCTATCATCCACCCCATTCCATCCTTACTGTTTCTGAGCGGCAGCACTCTTCGCCGAATAAACGAACTGCTTCACCTCTGCTCGTTCCCTATCCGCTTCAGCGAGATGCCGTGCCCGCTGTTTCTGGTAGATTTCCAGCTCCGCTTGCGCACGGTCCTTCTGCCCGGTATGGATATAAGCCTGCCCCAGCCGGTAGTGCGCATCTGGAAGATCAGGATTCAGCTTGAGGGCACTCTGATACTCCGCAATGGATCTTGCATATTCCTTTTGCCCCGAATATAGACTGGCTAATTGCATGTGTGCATCTGCCATTTTTGGATCGAGAGCAATCGCACGTTGAAGCAGATTCTCAACCTGTGGAAGGATTTTTTCCAAATCCTCTGCACGCTCTCCTTTCCAGAGCGCCGTGGCGTAAAAATATGCTGCATTCGCATTGTTTGGCTCAAGCTCGGCATAGCGCTTGAAACGAGCGATCACATCCTCGGTCTGAATGGGAGTGTTCGCAAAAGCTTTCGACAGGAAAAAATAACAGCGAGCATCATCGGGTTTCAAGTCGGCGGCCGTCAAAAGCGCTTTTACTGCTTCGTCATATCTCGCACGCGAATACAATGCCATCCCCAGCCCTATAAAGAGTCGCGACGACTTAGGATAACGCGCTGTAGCCTGTTCGAAGATATCGATGGCAGGCTCGTAAGCGCGATGCAGCAGCATCTCTCCGCCCCAGGAGAATAGGTTATCTTCATTCGGATCCATCTGCGCTGCAGCGGCAAACTCGTTCGCAGCATCGACAAACTGTTCCCTTTTCTCATCAATCTGTCCGAGGAGGTTGTGCAGTTCACCTGTATTCTTCTCTCGGAGTAATGCATGGGCAAGGTCGCTTGCTGGAACCAGTTCCTCTACTAGAAAGTACGCGAGCGCGAGGTTATACCCGTTATCGTACGACGGCTGAAGTGCCTGCGCGTTTTTCAGATAAGGAACGGCCTCTTTCAGTCTTCCCGATTGAGCATAGAGCTCTCCCAGATTATGGTTTGCCTCATAACTCCTGGGCTCAAGAACAATTGCTTTGTGAAACTGCTCTTCCGCCAATGGTAACTTTCCGGCACGCACCAGAGACGCAGCCAGATTCGTCCGGGCCGCTGCGGAGTCCGGCTTGAGGTTTACCGCAACCTGCAACTGTTCCAGCGCCTGCGCTTCCTTCCTTTGCTCAGAGTAGACCAGACCAAGAAGCTCGTGGACCTCGAAGCTCTTCGGAGTTCTGGGCAAAAGCGCTTCAAGCTCCGAAGCCGCTTCGTCAAATCGCCCGGCATTGTAATGACTTACAGCAGACTGAAACTCTCGGTTCAGTTCCTGGTCGGATCCCGAGTTCGCTTCAGCGGCAGAAATGGCCACCGAGCACACGAGCACCATTGCAACGATCCATCGAGAAAGAGAACCGCTATTCACGGCCAGCCCTTATGGATTGCTTCGTAAGTGCCACTCCGAACCCACTCGTAAAGCAAAATGAAGGCACAGCAACCCACTGCGCCTTCATTTTAGTCTAGTAATACAGCTTCAAGGCAAACTGGATTTGCCTTGGGTCAAACGGAGCGTCACGTGTCGATCCGATTCGACCGAATGCAGCGTTTGTGAAGGTTCCCGAACCTCCAATTGCAGTTACGCCATTTCCGCCGAAGTTCGGCGCGTTGAAGTTGGGATGGTTGAAGATATTGAAGAACTCCGCCCGGAACTGAAGGGCGATGGCTTCGTGAATCGGGAAGTTCTTGAAGGTTGAGAAGTCAAACCGGTGGAATCCAGGCCCAACTGTGCTCGCCGAGCCTGGGCCGCCAAGAACAAGCGGGCTGCTCGCTGGGATCTGTACACAATTCGTCTGACTGGGATTTGGAATGAGCTGCCCACTCTGGCGTATGAGGGTGCAGGGTTGAGCGAATGCGGCGGGGTTCCCAAACCAGGAGAGAGCTCCGCTCGAATCCCGATGCAGGCCTAGCTTTTGGCTTTGCCCGGCAACCTTCAGTACCCTGCAGCTCGTGCCCGCAGTAGCTCCGGTTGGGCAACTCAAGGTAATTGGCTGTCCACCTTGAAGGGTTGCGATACCGTTCACTGCCCAGCCACCAAGCACTGCGTTGGTCAGTCTGCCAGCATTGGCGAGGAACATCTTATTCTTGCCGAATGGCAACTCATAGCTGCCGCTGAGATGGAAGACATGTCGGATATCAAACGCCGCCGGCCCCCAATCGTAATGCGGTCCAAAATTTGGAACCCATGGGGCGCGGTAGCCACTGACACTGCCGCCGTTCAGAAGATCACCGGCGTCAGACAAAGTCTTGGCGAAAGTATAAGTCACCAGAAAGCCCACTCCGTCCGTCGACTGGCGCTCTATCTTTGTCTGAAGGCCGTTGTAGATACTCCGACCGATCGTCCGCTGATAGCTGCCGTTCTCGGCAAAATCTGGGAACGGCCGATACGTGGTCGTGCTGTCAGCAGCAGCGAGAATCTGAGAGACCCGGTTATTCCCGATACCAGCCTGCAGAGAGCTTCCGTCCGTCATGACATAGGCAGCCTGTGCCGAGATGGTATGCGTAATGGCATATTGAACGGTCAGGTTAGCGCTGAGAGTCCGGGGCGTCTGATAATCAAACTGCAGTCCTTGCAGACCAAGGCCTTTGCCGTTTACCGCCAAGGGAGTGAATTGCGCGCAAGTCAAACCTGACCCAATCGTGGCGCTTCCTCCTGGACCGGCCGTAGCACAGGAGCCGTATGGGTTAGCTCCCATACTAAAGGGGTGATAGTCGGTATCGGAAGCGAAGTTGAAGTTGTAAACGAAGGGATAGTTCTCTCCTATGTTTGGGCCATAGCCTTGATTTTCGAACGCATTGAAAAACAGGCCTACGCCACCGCGCACGACAAGTAGCGGAGACACTTGATACGCGAAGCCCGCTCGCGGCGCGAAATTGGTTTTCTGCGTCTGAACAAGCGCTTTTCCATATTTGTTCGTCAACTGAAGCGCAATCCCGTCTTTTTGGAGCAAAGCCAAGAACGTTGGAGAGAGAGAGCGATCGGCCTTTCCGGAAGCCGGAATCAGATAAGTGGCTGCATTGTTCGGAGGACCATTCTGCACGAAGTTCGCCTGGCCGCCATTCATCTCTGAGATGGGGCTGAAATAATCCCAACGCAGGCCGAGATTGAGGGTTAGCTTAGGGCTAACCTTCCAATCGTCTTGGAAATAGAACGCCAGATAATTCCTGGCATCGTAGGTCTTATTGATATTGGACGCATGAACGTTGTTCGCGCCTCCTACATAACTAATCCCATTTGGTACCGTCGTGGCGGTGGGAACCAAGAGGAATTGAGCACGTCCGGTTAAGTCCCCGCCCTGGTTAGGAACTCCAGCGAAATTGCCATTGAAATCAAATTCGCCGCGTGAATATGCGGGTTGCAAGGTATTGAAGTGAACTCTCTGGAACTCGACACCCATCTTGAAGCTGTGACTACCGTAAATCTTCGTGAAGTCATCCGTTACCTGAAGCGTCTGGCTCACCTCATCGGAGGGCAAGTAGTCGTTGCTGCCCAACTCTTGCAGGCCATCAATCACGATGGCAGGTAGACCGCCATTCTGCGGTACCTGGGGAATTCCTTGAATCCCAAATTGTTCGGGGATCCCCATGTTATTTCCCTGCGGACCGAAGCGAGTGGTGTGAAGATGATTGAAGCCGACACGGCCTACGTTGACCGTGCTTGGAGAAAACACATGCGTCCATGCGGCAACAGCCTGCTCAGATTTCGCTCCCTGGATGCCCTGCTGAAAGCTGCCACCGTCCGCGATACCGCCGAAGATGCCGGGGATAAACTGCGGGTCATCCACATAGCTGAAGCGTCCAAACACCTGGTTCTTGTCGCTCAAATTGTAGTCACCGCGAACGTCAAAGGCGTTACTGTGTTCATAGAGCGCTGGGCTTGAGGTATAGTTCGTCGTGAACCTGCTGTTGACCGGGAGCGGGTAGAGGTTCATGAGCTTTACGGCATTCGGGTCAAGACGAGACGCTGGTATTTGGTTGAAATTGCAATTTTTCGCTGCATAGGATGTTCCCGCGCCGCAGAATGGGTCACGCACATAGCCAGTCTGTTGCGCCGCAATCCCTGTCACAGGGTCCACTACTCCGACAGTAACTGGTCGTGTTGTTGCCGGATCGAGGATCGCTCCATAGGGCAATGATCTCCCCAGTGCATCGATATGAGGTGAGCCGTTTTGTTGCGTAATCAGATCGGAGAGATCGGTAAAACCACTATTGCGTTCCGTCAAGGTAGGAACATTACCGTTAAGCACCGTGCCTTGCACGCGGCGGAAGCCCTGATAGTCGCCGAAATAGAACAGCTTGTTCTTGACGATAGGACCGCCAATCGAGGCGCCAAACTGGTTCCAGCGCAACTTTCCCTTCTTCACGCCGTTATAATTTTCAAACCAGTCAGCGGCATCCAGCTTTTCGTTCCGGAAGAACTCCCAGACGGCACCATGAATACTGTTGGTTCCGGATTTGATCGTCGCATTGAGAACTGCACCTGCGGAACGCCCTTGCTCGGCGCTGAACTGAGCTGTCTGAACTTTGAATTCCTGAATCGCATCCAGCGGAGGAAGAATGACGAAATTTGTACCGTTCAGAAAGTCAACTGCGTTCGAGTTGTTATCGATACCATCGAGCAGATAATTATTCTGCGCCGGGCGAAGTCCATTGGCGGAAAAGGCGCCTGACGCCGCATTACCGCGGGTATCTGCCTGCGGCGTGTTGACTCCCGCAGAAAGTTGCGCCAGAAAGGTGAAATTGCGACCATTGAGAGGCAGGTTATTTAGCGTGGTACTTTCTATCACCTGACCAACAGATGCCTCTGTCGTCTGCAGTTGCGGCGGAACTCCTGTAACCGTAACCGTCTCCGTCGCGGCCCCAACCTGGAGCTGAATGTTGGCCTGTAAGCGTTCCTGCACGTTCACTTGCAGGTTTTCCTGGGTTGTCGACGAAAACCCTTGCGCTGAGGCAGTAACGGAGTA is a window of Edaphobacter sp. 12200R-103 DNA encoding:
- a CDS encoding tetratricopeptide repeat protein, whose product is MVLVCSVAISAAEANSGSDQELNREFQSAVSHYNAGRFDEAASELEALLPRTPKSFEVHELLGLVYSEQRKEAQALEQLQVAVNLKPDSAAARTNLAASLVRAGKLPLAEEQFHKAIVLEPRSYEANHNLGELYAQSGRLKEAVPYLKNAQALQPSYDNGYNLALAYFLVEELVPASDLAHALLREKNTGELHNLLGQIDEKREQFVDAANEFAAAAQMDPNEDNLFSWGGEMLLHRAYEPAIDIFEQATARYPKSSRLFIGLGMALYSRARYDEAVKALLTAADLKPDDARCYFFLSKAFANTPIQTEDVIARFKRYAELEPNNANAAYFYATALWKGERAEDLEKILPQVENLLQRAIALDPKMADAHMQLASLYSGQKEYARSIAEYQSALKLNPDLPDAHYRLGQAYIHTGQKDRAQAELEIYQKQRARHLAEADRERAEVKQFVYSAKSAAAQKQ
- a CDS encoding aldo/keto reductase — protein: MSPLSRRDFLKTSLAAGTFANAGALPLYASRRTATDIVSLGKSGVGVTRLAFGTGTHNGQVQAALGQKEFTRLVHYAYDHGIRFFETSESYVTPAMLGEALKGLPRDSYQLMSKVTTDKDTNPKGRLDQIRKTVQTEYFDIMLLHWQHTSDWATESAPWQDAILEAQSKQQIRARGASVHGLPALRRMPGNQWLQIAMIRMNHKGIQMDGTSWTDSSHNPDHVPEVVEHVRQVRSQGMGVISMKLVGEGAFTRQEDRQAAMRFAFYNAGVDCVTVGFKNTQEIDEAIGNLNLALA
- a CDS encoding aldose epimerase family protein is translated as MQSKVEVKQTQWHDEADLFILRNHHLEIELSDYGARLLRVRSPDKSGILEDVVLGFETLTDYFADSAYMGATIGRFANRIAGGSFQLGGKTYHLKLPAGAKHGLHGGAEGFDRRRWLAEVLSDGICMRLISPDGDMGFPGVLEVSVTYRLQDDSLRISYGAVSDATTLLNLTNHAYFNLRGDDRDDILSHEIQIFADSFTPIDEDAIPTGEIKNVTGTAFDLRHSVRIADRIATTDPQILAGNGFNHNFVLNSEGLREVAKLYEPISGRTLTVVTSEPGLQFYTGNALNRTRGRQGRFYGPYSGLCLETQHFPDSPHHPNFPTTILAGGKHFSSTTIYLFGVKQ
- a CDS encoding TonB-dependent receptor domain-containing protein, encoding MSSLQWIIPILFLALSVAPLPAQVDQGTITGAVTDLSGAAVPHAKVTLASSETGLTLERQTNESGIYTFSPIKIGHYRVTVGAPGFQTTTRENLVLNVQGRLGVNFSLKPGEVSQNVVVSTAPPLLETQTSAIGQVVDSKTINETPLNGRNWVFIAQLSAGVAPPQGQTRGSGKGDFVANGQRAEQNNFILDGVDNNTNLVDFLNGSTFVQRPPPDALAEFNLQTSNYSAEFGHSAGAVLNASIKSGTNQIHGDVWEYFRSDKLNARNWNALTVPPFHQNQFGATLGLPIWKDKIFYFGDIEANRVSIGQTNNYTVPTAKMRTGDFTELLDPTLTGYSGPINLYQPVSRGSVPLGASCGRQPNVFCPSDIDPVAQNILNMYPLPNTNGGKTFNNFTTNVGKHDNTIQWDQRLDWNISQKDQIYGRYSYLHQIITNELPFGPILDGSGYGGQQDTSLAQNGMFSETHVFSPSITNEFRFGYNWGVFNFLQPNATNYTLAGDLGLGNVPFTPLQGGLPQGQLQGTVGASYWGSSGTSNESQNVYQILDNVTKIMGNHSLKFGVAFQNIRFYYTYAQNPRGQYNFNGSYTSVPGSSATSGTADFLANKMSSAYITNNPGVHDQQWYDSGYVQDDWRVTPKLTLNLGIRYDWYQPYAESRYKQANFVLTGPVSIGHGTAVYQLPKGAEQYQLAPAFLSLLAANNVSVQYVGNTRLVGPQNTNFAPRIGFAYQLDSQSVIRGGYGIFYGGLQSHGNTNIGANYPFNLTATYNQPDCNSGNCSPLPYTLQSGLPPLTTEAAPSQPGFHSVDPKIKTPYTQNYSLSFQRAFTTDMVMSVAYVGNVSKHLSTYWAPNSALALTTASTNTQFLQPFPGLGGTGQIQYSGISSYNSLQAKLEKRFSQGLSFLATYTWAHALDDSSSAGGLSTGIGVRSYYLLGLNSEYTNSSYDIRNRFTFNGNYQLPFGHGRTYLHDSRWTDLAVGGWSLSGTFTAQSGIPIGGISPIGSTASGGSSRAVMIRDPFAPGGNPPSGGAASCPTETRTRDNWYNPCSFANPLDGRKIPAGALITDPATVLQYLGDKQNIVYGPGYWRADTSLFKNFATIREQYLQFRVDAFNVFNHPTWGNPSTTNNGSGGGEITGPKNLQANAPDARFLQLSLKYVF